A window from Mauremys reevesii isolate NIE-2019 linkage group 9, ASM1616193v1, whole genome shotgun sequence encodes these proteins:
- the EPHB3 gene encoding ephrin type-B receptor 3 isoform X1, with the protein MAAAPPLLLLLPVLLLLLPGGRRALEETLMDTKWVTSELAWTAHPETGWEEVSGYDEAMNPIRTYQVCNVREANQNNWLRTQFIQRQDVQRVYVELKFTVRDCNSIPNIPGSCKETFNLFYYESDTDSASASSPFWMENPYIKVDTIAPDESFSKLESGRVNTKVRSFGPLSKNGFYLAFQDLGACMSLISVRAFYKKCSNTIAGFAVFPETLTGAEPTSLVIAPGTCIPNAVEVSVPLKLYCNGDGEWMVPVGACTCAAGYEPAMKDTQCQACGPGTFKSKQGEGLCSPCPPNSRTSSGAATLCTCRIGYFRADADSADSACTSIPSSPLNVISNVNETSLALEWSEPRDSGGRDDLLYNIICKKCTVERRVCTRCDDNVEFVPRQLGLTDRHIYISNLMAHTQYTFEIQAVNGVSSKSPHSPQFASVNITTNQAAPSAVPRIQLHGSTGSSMMLSWTPPERPNGIILDYEIKYFEKQGQSDGIANTVTSQQNTVRLDGLTANSLYVVQVRARTVAGYGRYSLPVEFQTPAEDGSSGKSFQELPLIVGSATAGLVFIIAVVVIAIVCFRKQRSSTDSEYTEKLQQYITPGMKVYIDPFTYEDPNEAVREFAKEIDISCVKIEEVIGAGEFGEVCRGRLKLPGRREIFVAIKTLKVGYTERQRRDFLSEASIMGQFDHPNIIHLEGVVTKSRPVMIVTEFMENCALDSFLRLNDGQFTVIQLVGMLRGIAAGMKYLAEMNYVHRDLAARNILVNSNLVCKVSDFGLSRFLEDDPADPTYTSSLRLSPQGGKIPIRWTAPEAIAYRKFTSASDVWSYGIVMWEVMSYGERPYWDMSNQDVINAVEQDYRLPPPMDCPTALHQLMLDCWVRDRNLRPKFAQIVNTLDKLIRNAASLKVIASVQSGVSQPLLDRTVPDYTTFTTVGDWLDAIKMGRYKESFVNAGFASFDLVAQMTAEDLLRIGVTLAGHQKKILSSIQDMRLQMNQTLPVQV; encoded by the exons TGGGAGGAAGTCAGTGGTTATGATGAGGCCATGAACCCCATCCGAACGTACCAGGTGTGCAATGTGCGGGAGGCCAATCAGAACAACTGGCTTCGTACTCAGTTCATCCAGCGCCAGGACGTCCAGCGAGTCTACGTGGAGCTGAAATTCACTGTACGGGACTGTAACAGCATCCCCAACATCCCGGGCTCCTGCAAAGAGACCTTCAATCTCTTCTATTACGAGTCGGATACAGattctgcctctgcctccagccccttctgGATGGAAAACCCCTACATCAAAGTGGATACAATTGCCCCCGATGAGAGTTTCTCCAAGCTGGAGTCTGGTCGCGTGAACACCAAGGTGCGCAGCTTTGGGCCTCTCTCCAAGAATGGTTTTTACCTGGCCTTCCAGGATCTGGGCGCCTGCATGTCCCTCATCTCTGTCCGTGCTTTCTATAAGAAATGCTCCAACACCATTGCTGGCTTTGCTGTTTTTCCGGAGACCTTAACTGGGGCTGAGCCCACTTCTCTGGTCATTGCCCCAGGGACCTGCATCCCCAATGCAGTGGAAGTGTCTGTGCCCCTGAAACTGTACTGTAATGGAGATGGGGAGTGGATGGTACCAGTTGGAGCCTGTACATGCGCTGCTGGATATGAGCCTGCCATGAAAGATACCCAGTGCCAAG CCTGTGGTCCCGGGACCTTCAAGTCGAAGCAAGGGGAAGGTCTCTGCTCACCCTGCCCCCCCAACAGCCGGACGAGCTCTGGGGCAGCGACGCTCTGCACCTGTCGGATCGGCTACTTCCGGGCAGACGCAGACTCTGCAGACAGTGCTTGCACCA GCATCCCATCCTCTCCTCTCAACGTCATCTCCAACGTGAACGAGACGTCGCTGGCGCTGGAGTGGAGCGAGCCCCGGGACTCGGGAGGCCGGGATGACCTGCTGTACAACATCATCTGCAAGAAGTGCACCGTGGAGCGCCGGGTCTGCACGCGCTGCGACGACAACGTGGAGTTCGTGCCTCGCCAGCTCGGCCTGACGGACCGGCACATCTACATCAGCAACCTGATGGCGCACACCCAGTACACCTTCGAGATCCAGGCTGTGAACGGCGTGTCCAGCaagagcccccactccccccagttcGCCTCCGTCAACATCACCACCAACCAGGCAG CCCCCTCGGCCGTTCCCAGAATTCAGCTGCACGGCAGTACTGGCAGCAGCATGATGCTGTCGTGGACGCCCCCGGAGAGACCCAACGGGATCATCCTGGACTATGAAATCAAGTACTTTGAGAAG CAGGGCCAGAGTGACGGCATCGCGAACACCGTCACCAGCCAGCAGAACACGGTGCGGCTGGATGGGCTGACGGCCAACTCCCTGTATGTAGTGCAGGTTCGGGCTCGCACCGTGGCTGGCTATGGCCGGTACAGCCTCCCCGTGGAGTTCCAGACACCTGCAGAAGACG GCTCCAGCGGGAAGAGCTTCCAGGAGTTGCCTCTGATCGTGGGTTCGGCCACCGCAGGCCTGGTCTTTATCATCGCTGTGGTGGTGATTGCTATTGTTTGCTTCAG GAAGCAGCGGAGCAGTACTGACTCGGAGTACACGGAGAAGCTGCAGCAATACA TCACTCCCGGAATGAAGGTTTACATCGACCCCTTCACCTACGAGGACCCCAACGAGGCCGTCCGGGAGTTTGCCAAAGAGATCGACATCTCCTGTGTCAAGATCGAGGAGGTGATTGGAGCAG GGGAGTTCGGGGAGGTCTGCCGGGGCCGCCTGAAGCTGCCGGGCCGGCGGGAGATCTTTGTGGCCATCAAGACTCTGAAAGTGGGTTACACGGAGCGGCAGCGGCGAGACTTCCTGAGCGAGGCCAGCATCATGGGGCAGTTTGACCATCCCAACATCATCCACCTGGAGGGCGTGGTGACCAAGAGCCGGCCGGTCATGATCGTCACGGAGTTCATGGAGAACTGCGCCCTGGACTCCTTCCTCCGG CTGAATGACGGGCAGTTCACGGTGATCCAGCTGGTGGGGATGCTGCGTGGCATCGCGGCGGGCATGAAGTACCTGGCGGAGATGAACTACGTGCACCGGGACCTGGCCGCCCGCAACATCCTGGTCAACAGCAACCTGGTGTGCAAGGTGTCAGACTTCGGGCTCTCGCGCTTCTTGGAGGACGACCCCGCGGACCCCACCTACACCAGCTCGCTG CGTCTCTCCCCACAGGGTGGTAAGATCCCGATCCGGTGGACGGCTCCGGAAGCCATCGCCTACCGCAAGTTCACCTCGGCCAGCGACGTGTGGAGTTACGGGATAGTCATGTGGGAAGTGATGTCCTATGGGGAGCGGCCCTACTGGGACATGTCCAACCAGGAT GTGATTAACGCTGTGGAGCAGGATTACCGCCTGCCGCCGCCCATGGACTGCCCCACGGCGCTGCACCAGCTCATGCTGGACTGCTGGGTGCGTGACCGCAACCTACGGCCCAAGTTTGCACAGATCGTGAATACGCTGGACAAGCTCATCCGGAATGCTGCCAGCCTGAAGGTCATCGCCAGCGTCCAGTCAGG CGTGTCTCAGCCGCTCCTGGACCGCACCGTCCCGGATTACACCACCTTCACCACCGTGGGCGACTGGCTCGACGCCATCAAAATGGGACGGTACAAGGAGAGCTTTGTCAACGCTGGGTTTGCCTCCTTCGACCTGGTGGCGCAGATGACAGCAGA AGACCTGCTCAGGATAGGGGTGACGCTCGCAGGACATCAAAAGAAGATCCTGAGCAGTATTCAGGACATGAGGCTGCAAATGAACCAGACACTCCCGGTTCAGGTTTGA
- the EPHB3 gene encoding ephrin type-B receptor 3 isoform X2, which produces MAAAPPLLLLLPVLLLLLPGGRRALEETLMDTKWVTSELAWTAHPETGWEEVSGYDEAMNPIRTYQVCNVREANQNNWLRTQFIQRQDVQRVYVELKFTVRDCNSIPNIPGSCKETFNLFYYESDTDSASASSPFWMENPYIKVDTIAPDESFSKLESGRVNTKVRSFGPLSKNGFYLAFQDLGACMSLISVRAFYKKCSNTIAGFAVFPETLTGAEPTSLVIAPGTCIPNAVEVSVPLKLYCNGDGEWMVPVGACTCAAGYEPAMKDTQCQACGPGTFKSKQGEGLCSPCPPNSRTSSGAATLCTCRIGYFRADADSADSACTSIPSSPLNVISNVNETSLALEWSEPRDSGGRDDLLYNIICKKCTVERRVCTRCDDNVEFVPRQLGLTDRHIYISNLMAHTQYTFEIQAVNGVSSKSPHSPQFASVNITTNQAAPSAVPRIQLHGSTGSSMMLSWTPPERPNGIILDYEIKYFEKQGQSDGIANTVTSQQNTVRLDGLTANSLYVVQVRARTVAGYGRYSLPVEFQTPAEDGSSGKSFQELPLIVGSATAGLVFIIAVVVIAIVCFRKQRSSTDSEYTEKLQQYITPGMKVYIDPFTYEDPNEAVREFAKEIDISCVKIEEVIGAGEFGEVCRGRLKLPGRREIFVAIKTLKVGYTERQRRDFLSEASIMGQFDHPNIIHLEGVVTKSRPVMIVTEFMENCALDSFLRLNDGQFTVIQLVGMLRGIAAGMKYLAEMNYVHRDLAARNILVNSNLVCKVSDFGLSRFLEDDPADPTYTSSLGGKIPIRWTAPEAIAYRKFTSASDVWSYGIVMWEVMSYGERPYWDMSNQDVINAVEQDYRLPPPMDCPTALHQLMLDCWVRDRNLRPKFAQIVNTLDKLIRNAASLKVIASVQSGVSQPLLDRTVPDYTTFTTVGDWLDAIKMGRYKESFVNAGFASFDLVAQMTAEDLLRIGVTLAGHQKKILSSIQDMRLQMNQTLPVQV; this is translated from the exons TGGGAGGAAGTCAGTGGTTATGATGAGGCCATGAACCCCATCCGAACGTACCAGGTGTGCAATGTGCGGGAGGCCAATCAGAACAACTGGCTTCGTACTCAGTTCATCCAGCGCCAGGACGTCCAGCGAGTCTACGTGGAGCTGAAATTCACTGTACGGGACTGTAACAGCATCCCCAACATCCCGGGCTCCTGCAAAGAGACCTTCAATCTCTTCTATTACGAGTCGGATACAGattctgcctctgcctccagccccttctgGATGGAAAACCCCTACATCAAAGTGGATACAATTGCCCCCGATGAGAGTTTCTCCAAGCTGGAGTCTGGTCGCGTGAACACCAAGGTGCGCAGCTTTGGGCCTCTCTCCAAGAATGGTTTTTACCTGGCCTTCCAGGATCTGGGCGCCTGCATGTCCCTCATCTCTGTCCGTGCTTTCTATAAGAAATGCTCCAACACCATTGCTGGCTTTGCTGTTTTTCCGGAGACCTTAACTGGGGCTGAGCCCACTTCTCTGGTCATTGCCCCAGGGACCTGCATCCCCAATGCAGTGGAAGTGTCTGTGCCCCTGAAACTGTACTGTAATGGAGATGGGGAGTGGATGGTACCAGTTGGAGCCTGTACATGCGCTGCTGGATATGAGCCTGCCATGAAAGATACCCAGTGCCAAG CCTGTGGTCCCGGGACCTTCAAGTCGAAGCAAGGGGAAGGTCTCTGCTCACCCTGCCCCCCCAACAGCCGGACGAGCTCTGGGGCAGCGACGCTCTGCACCTGTCGGATCGGCTACTTCCGGGCAGACGCAGACTCTGCAGACAGTGCTTGCACCA GCATCCCATCCTCTCCTCTCAACGTCATCTCCAACGTGAACGAGACGTCGCTGGCGCTGGAGTGGAGCGAGCCCCGGGACTCGGGAGGCCGGGATGACCTGCTGTACAACATCATCTGCAAGAAGTGCACCGTGGAGCGCCGGGTCTGCACGCGCTGCGACGACAACGTGGAGTTCGTGCCTCGCCAGCTCGGCCTGACGGACCGGCACATCTACATCAGCAACCTGATGGCGCACACCCAGTACACCTTCGAGATCCAGGCTGTGAACGGCGTGTCCAGCaagagcccccactccccccagttcGCCTCCGTCAACATCACCACCAACCAGGCAG CCCCCTCGGCCGTTCCCAGAATTCAGCTGCACGGCAGTACTGGCAGCAGCATGATGCTGTCGTGGACGCCCCCGGAGAGACCCAACGGGATCATCCTGGACTATGAAATCAAGTACTTTGAGAAG CAGGGCCAGAGTGACGGCATCGCGAACACCGTCACCAGCCAGCAGAACACGGTGCGGCTGGATGGGCTGACGGCCAACTCCCTGTATGTAGTGCAGGTTCGGGCTCGCACCGTGGCTGGCTATGGCCGGTACAGCCTCCCCGTGGAGTTCCAGACACCTGCAGAAGACG GCTCCAGCGGGAAGAGCTTCCAGGAGTTGCCTCTGATCGTGGGTTCGGCCACCGCAGGCCTGGTCTTTATCATCGCTGTGGTGGTGATTGCTATTGTTTGCTTCAG GAAGCAGCGGAGCAGTACTGACTCGGAGTACACGGAGAAGCTGCAGCAATACA TCACTCCCGGAATGAAGGTTTACATCGACCCCTTCACCTACGAGGACCCCAACGAGGCCGTCCGGGAGTTTGCCAAAGAGATCGACATCTCCTGTGTCAAGATCGAGGAGGTGATTGGAGCAG GGGAGTTCGGGGAGGTCTGCCGGGGCCGCCTGAAGCTGCCGGGCCGGCGGGAGATCTTTGTGGCCATCAAGACTCTGAAAGTGGGTTACACGGAGCGGCAGCGGCGAGACTTCCTGAGCGAGGCCAGCATCATGGGGCAGTTTGACCATCCCAACATCATCCACCTGGAGGGCGTGGTGACCAAGAGCCGGCCGGTCATGATCGTCACGGAGTTCATGGAGAACTGCGCCCTGGACTCCTTCCTCCGG CTGAATGACGGGCAGTTCACGGTGATCCAGCTGGTGGGGATGCTGCGTGGCATCGCGGCGGGCATGAAGTACCTGGCGGAGATGAACTACGTGCACCGGGACCTGGCCGCCCGCAACATCCTGGTCAACAGCAACCTGGTGTGCAAGGTGTCAGACTTCGGGCTCTCGCGCTTCTTGGAGGACGACCCCGCGGACCCCACCTACACCAGCTCGCTG GGTGGTAAGATCCCGATCCGGTGGACGGCTCCGGAAGCCATCGCCTACCGCAAGTTCACCTCGGCCAGCGACGTGTGGAGTTACGGGATAGTCATGTGGGAAGTGATGTCCTATGGGGAGCGGCCCTACTGGGACATGTCCAACCAGGAT GTGATTAACGCTGTGGAGCAGGATTACCGCCTGCCGCCGCCCATGGACTGCCCCACGGCGCTGCACCAGCTCATGCTGGACTGCTGGGTGCGTGACCGCAACCTACGGCCCAAGTTTGCACAGATCGTGAATACGCTGGACAAGCTCATCCGGAATGCTGCCAGCCTGAAGGTCATCGCCAGCGTCCAGTCAGG CGTGTCTCAGCCGCTCCTGGACCGCACCGTCCCGGATTACACCACCTTCACCACCGTGGGCGACTGGCTCGACGCCATCAAAATGGGACGGTACAAGGAGAGCTTTGTCAACGCTGGGTTTGCCTCCTTCGACCTGGTGGCGCAGATGACAGCAGA AGACCTGCTCAGGATAGGGGTGACGCTCGCAGGACATCAAAAGAAGATCCTGAGCAGTATTCAGGACATGAGGCTGCAAATGAACCAGACACTCCCGGTTCAGGTTTGA